The Dermacentor silvarum isolate Dsil-2018 chromosome 3, BIME_Dsil_1.4, whole genome shotgun sequence region GATTGCCCTGGACACTCGACACCAACTGCCTCAGCTACGCAAGGAACAGAGGACAACGCCAGCGCACGAGAAAAGGCCGACGCTGTATATGctattgcttgcttttttttcctcGGTTTTGCAGAAGGACCACCCCTTTTAAAGTACAAGGCATCTCGAGTACATCGTGGAATGTCTGCTTGtcgaaacacaagaaaaaaatatatgtatacTTGAGTACTGCAAGGAAGTTGCACAGCTGACCAACAGACACTGTAACAAACACACACTGCAGACACTaaggaggcttttttttttatctcactcCAACCAAAACTAGTTTGGAAAGCAACAGTGTCGAAACAAAGGGCACGCTTTACAAACACGTCTTACACGTCTCAACAAACATTCCGGACCAAGGAACTTAGTAGAGATTCTCGTTCACAtcacccagaaaaaaaaaaaaaaaatggcgtcgGCGAAGAGTCCCAACAGCTGCGCCCGATGCATGCTTAGTTCCTAAAGCCAGAATGGAGGGGGGCTGGGTGACCGGAACCACAAAGCAACCAAGACTCGCTACGGTGactccaataaaaaaaaaaaaagcccccaGGATTCCTCCATACCAAACCCCCTCAACAAGCTGAACACGGAACAAAACCTCACTAAACGTGTGAACCTTGTGAATGTCACAGTGGAGAAGACAATGTAACAGAAGAAGGTGGCTTCGCGGACAGCGTTCCAAAAAGCAGGGGTTGCCTCACTGCCGGGCGACTACGCAACTTGGGCGAAGCCCATTACGGCGGCaggggaaatggccgccatgcaCGCTGCACACAGTCATTCGGGTTGCTCTGCTGTCACACCGTCCAAAGCGTTTTGGTCAAGGCCTGGTTACAAGAATGCTACGCTAAGTAAAATGCCCAGCGGCCAAGCCAGGTCCGACAACGGCGGCGGCCAAAGGGGAGACTGTGTGCAATGAGACCGAAAAGGGGAGAAAAGCCTCCTCTACTGTATGAGAACAAAAAATCTATTAAAATGCACTGAAATTTGTTGCGATTTCGGGAGAAGCTTATGTGTGTCTTCAAAACCTTCTggaaaaaattgaaaaaagaaagaaaaaaaaaaaacaatgaaagggaCAGACTCCTGCAGCATTTTAGGTCACTAACAAGCACGTACTAGTCGCAAAGACAGATCACTCGATCCACCACTGGTTTCCCCCCCCTTTCTTcatctgcggctgctgctgctgctgttgctgctcaCATTCTTTGTAGAGAAAGCCTAGCGCCACTCTTACGAAACATCTTGGTCTTCAACCTCCGGCGCTTGTTCCTTCTGTTCACCTTCACCTGTGGAAGAAAGAAGCAACAGTTGCAGGCATTAAATACTACCGCTCGCTGCCTAAAAGGTACACGGTAGGACACAACAAATTATGTATAGGATGCAGCTTCAAATGGTGCCAATTCCATCGTCAATGTCTATGCCAATCAGGGCAATTATTAAGTGAATGAAGTGCCAAACAATGACTGGTGCGAAGAAACCCACGATCATTTGGCTATCCAAGCACAGTCAACCTCTGTTTAAGATGCCAGGGGATGGAGATTTGGTGCATACAATCGGTAGTGACAAGACGACAATGGTTGGAATACAGGTCATGCACAAGTATGTATGCTTGACAAGCTTTATGGGCCCTTTGTAAAATAGCCACTTATTCTCTGGCAAATccattatttttttacttttataATGGTTTTAAAATCAGAGTTATCAAAAATGTTTTCAGAAAATGAGGTCACTGCAGAAACATCTTTTTCAAAGAATAAAGTTTTAGTTCGTCTAAAAATGTATCACGGCATATGGTGCTGAAACACGTGTAAAGCAATGCTGGTGGCACCACCTTGTGATGCTGATGTCAACCAGAGCACACAGAACTACCGCATTAGCAAGattttaacgcgcacccaattttCACGGACTTAAAGTAACAAAATAAAGATACTCCTAAATGATCATGCACCCCCGATTTATAAGAGAAAAATACAGCACCCACCCACGTTCACAATCAATAGAAACGAGACATGCagaatttaccttcacagaaGGGACTTTTTTTTAATGAGCTTTCACAAGAAAAGCGGCACATCATCGCCATTTGCACCTCACTGGCCACAGATACCAAGCATACAGGGGCGGTACTCTCGAGTGACCACATTTAGCGATACTACTGTCACTTTCACGAGATTTAAGTATGCTGCCAAAAGCTGTTCATGACACTGTGCGCAGATAGCGAGCCTAGCGCAGTGCCAGAAATGCTGGCGATTGTATACGCCAACGCATGCGGTTTCGCAAAATTTCACACAAGTGATACAGTCGAAACCCCGAGGCAACGAAATATTTAAAGAGCCCCAGCTGAACACCCGTAGGAGTTAATATCTCCGACAGGAAAACTTTTTGACAGCAATCCCGCAATAACTAAATTTTCTGAAACGGCAGTTCGCATATATCTACTCATGTGACGCTGACAGCGTCCAAAAACTGCTCAAATGCATCATTGGTTGTGCCCTTAAATTGCTGTAAGCTACCGCCACAGCACGCTTGTGTGGCCGCCACCATTCGtgctcaaaaaagaaagaaagccagtGGAGCAGCTGCACCTGGCAACAGCGATGATGATGAGGATCGTGGTTTATTCCTTTGCAATGAGTGAGTACTGCACGGTGTCCCAACCGAAAATGTGTTATAAAATTTTAAATACCAAAGAAAGACAAAGCAGACGCACCCTCGCAGCAGGCAAATTTATATCCTGTGTGCCATTAAAGCGTGGGCTGAAACGGTGCAGAATGCCTGCATGGCATGCTGATCCATAATTTCTGATTAGCCCATTCCACATCTACACATGAAGACGCTGATGACGCTTTGTGTACCGCGCACACGATCATGTGTGCTAGAGTGCGTCAGCTGTGTGTGTGGCGATCGGACCATCTGCTTTGCCAACCTGCCAAAATGCTGCCTCCAGCCAAGAAGCAGAAATTTTTGATGCTACAAGATAAGGCAGCAATTATTGCCGAGGTTGAAAAGCGCAGGAAGATGGAAATCCCTGACGAATTCGTAATTGTATGCAGCTTGCTGTGTGCAATTTTGAAAAACAAGGCCTACATTCTTGGCGCACTTTGAAATGGTGCAAGGGCAAAGAACAAATCAGTGACTGTTGCGGTGTTTACTTGGTTTTGCGAACAGTGTGCCAACAAAGTGCCGTTGTCAGGCAGAGTACTTCAACATAAGGCACATGCTCGGGCACGATAATCTTAAGGCAAGCCCTTGCTGGTTGAGCCATTTCAAATAGTGGCTAAACATAGTGGCTAAAGTTCCAGGTGGCGGCCTGAGCGTCGACGAGTTCCTTTGCACGGATGATGACGTGCACGAGGAGTTGACCGACGAGGCCATCGTAAGTAACATGTGCAAAGCTGACAACGCTGATGACCACCAAGGACCAAAACATCAAAAGACAACGAAACCAATGGATGTGTCAAACGCATTCGCCACAATTCGTCTTTTTCCGTGAGCACAACGACGACTTGGCAATGAACCACATTCTAAAGTGTGAACAAAGGCAGAGCTGTCAAGTTGCTGCAGAGCAAGGTTCAGCAAACTAAGCTTACTGACTTTTGGCAATCAATTTTTGTTTTGCAAGCCATTTCCCTGTCCCTGTTATTACAGGTTTCGACTGTAGTATCTGTAAAAGTAATTGGCCGAAAATGGAACTCCAGGCTGTAGCCTAGCACAAAACGAACCCGCCGCAACGCAACGTTCAAGAAAATTTACTCGGTTGCCATCTTGTGGAATCCTCGACACGTCTGCCTAAAAATCAATCATTGTGATTTCGGCACGTAGAGCCCCAGAATGAAATTTTTGATGGTGATGATGCTGCCTCTGATAGTAGGCTGTTGCCAACACTGTGAACACTGTTTCAGTTTCGTATCCGATTGTAACGCACATGCGATTTTCAGACATTTTCTCGTAAAAGAAGTGCACGTTAGATTTGGGTAAATATGGTTATTTACAAAACCCAACACAAGTTCTGATGGCTTAATATAAagtttgttgttcttttttattgtggggttttacgtgccaaaaccacaatgtgattatgaggcacgccgtaatgggggactccgaaataattttgaccaccttgcattatttaacgtgcacccaatgcacagcacacaggcatttttgcatttcaacctcatcgaaatgctgccgctgtggccaggatttgatcacgtgacctcgtgcttagtagtgCAACCCCAAAGCAACCACGACAGGTAAAAAAAGATTGTTTTACATAATACAGAAAAATCAGCAGTTTACACAATGCTAGCTAGACAAGTCTTCACGGTGACTCTATGAAAGATGCCAATCCGGAGCCATCACATCCCAGCATGCCCATTCACATACCAGCCAACTTGTGACCCTCAAATTTTGTAAAAATTCCACAAACTCAACAAAATGGGATAGCAGGAATAGCACACTTTTTTAAACTTTCCCTGAGCAGTTAGTTGCCTTTTGTGGGATACATAGGCACAACATTAACAATCGTTTACCTTTAAACGAAGCGCACATGCAGCGCAAACAACAGATGCTGACAAGCGGAACGACTTTTTCCAGCGACTTCACTGCTGTCAATTTCACCTGCCTCAAGAACGTGTCTGTATACACTAACTGGCCACAGGAGGACAGTGCAGGTATCACAATTTCTtgcgtccatttttttttttttttgctatctttCAAGCGCTTTAGAACATTTTTGCAAACAGAATTTACTTTTTGTGAAACGCAACGGAACATCCATAAAATCATACAGTGAGCATATATTCATAAACACTTGGGatggttggcaggtatgcatgcatgcatgcatactaCAGCGTGACAGTGCCAAGGTTTCCCCTTAAGTATTTATAAGGAACTCTAGGGAGGCCCCAGTTCAAGGACAGCTCGAGGCAGGCACCTACCGTCGTGCTGCATGTCGGAGGTCCAGAGGGTGAGGTTATCCCTGAGCAGCTGCATGATGAGCGTGGAGTCCTTGTAGCTCTCCTCACTCAGGGTGTCCAGCTCAGCGATGGCATCGTCGAATGCTGCCTTGGCCAGCCGACAGGCCCGGTCAGGGGAGTTGAGGATCTCATAGTAGAAGACAGAGAAGTTGAGCGCCAGGCCCAGCCGGATCGGGTGCGTGGGTGGCAGCTCCGTCATGGCGATGTCGCTGGCCGCTTTGTACGCCACCAGGCTGTTCTCGGCCGCCTCCTTGCGATCGTTGCCCGTCGCAAACTCGGCCAGGTAGCGGTGGTAGTCACCCTTCCTGCAGGGCCAACCGTAGAAGTCATTTAACCACTTCAAAAGGCTCAACAAGTTTCTCTAATCAGTTCATCCCAAACATGCCACACTGTTTCTTGCACCAAGGCTGCATTCTTTTGCTGCTGTGTATAATTAAAGCATGGTTAAAAAAGTCCTGCATCAAGCAAGCTCATTCCTTCCCATCACCACCCAAGCAAATTATCGCTGTACACACAGCAGGCAGCCTACAATTCTGTTGAAGAAAACTGCCTGTTCTTTCATTCAACTTACTGAAATCCCCACTACATTCCATGCTTACTGTGACGCCCCAAAAAGATGGCTAATGGCTGAAGGCCAATTAGGGTGGTGAGGCAGTGGCGACATCAGGTGCCAGAGAATACCACATAAGTACATTCAAAAACATTTTTGGTAGAAAGGACTCGTGAAGTAGTGCCATCTGATACACTTCTTTAAAAAACCCTCTCCAGGTCCCATCAGATATTTTGCCGTACACTGGAAGTTGTATCTAGGGAGTATTCTAAAACATTTTTCAAATTGGTCTGTTATtagaggagtgagtgagtgagtaaaagctttattgaaaataaataaaaggcacgatggttggggcccctattccagggccccactggtgACAGAAGAAATTGACATGTGACATTGCCATGCTTCCAGGAGGCGAGTTTCACTGCCAACATGAACTCTGCTTTTGCTTCAGCTAGCAAATGCAAATGCCATTCCTTCCCTTCCTTCTACCATAAAGGCACAAAGGAGCTGCGACATTTACATCACCTGCCTTTTTTTTATCACTGTGCATTACGAAGTCGTATACAGTGAACCTACAATTTGTACGCGTTAAATTTTGTGAAAATTTTgttgatattcgattcgatattcaacatttttttttcttgattcgatcCGGAATTCactattcggtattcgcacacccctaccaAAAGCCATtttaccacaaaaaaaaaaaaaacggggggggggggggggggggggggaggtaatgGCCTGTACTCACATCTTGTAGTAGAACACCTTGGATTCACCAGTAGAGGCAGTGGGGATGAGGTGCTTGTCCAAGACATCCAAAATGTCCTGGCAGATTTCTTTCAACTCTGTCTCAACCTGGTAGCAAAACAAAGGAATCAACAGTTACATGCTATACAACACACATGCAGGAATAACTGGCAGCAATGCAAAGCACAGATTCAAGAACACAAATGAAAGTTGGTGCCCAGCATTGAGACTGCTACAACAAACAATtagctgcagtgcttctgaagagCAAGGTTGGTGTTACATTCCAACAGCATAATGTTCCCAAGTCCTACACTCATACACTATGGCCCACACACAGTATATTTGACCGAGATGAAAAGCCTACAACAGCTTCTAAAATAAACTGCCAAGAGTGACTACATTCAGCCTTcggacacaaaaaaaaatgttaaagggacactaaagggcaACAAAAAGTCAGCTAGTTTAGAATTGTGAAACATACTTTCAAGACCATTTATTGGTGGAGTAGGGGGTGGTTACTAGCAGAGAAAAAAAGCCCAATCCTTCGTTCTTCTAAAGGGGTGCCAACAAAAATTTTGCATCCCACTTTATTTTTGCTTGATCAGACAGCTGTGAGCTCCGTAACTCCAATGTCGTGGCGGAATTCCTTGAACACGCAATAAAAATTTTTATATCCTCTTTCAATGTAAGCATTTCAATATACAAGCCAAATAGTACACTTCTGCACAACACAAAAATTGAAGTGGTGATTATAAACGAAGTGACGTACACACCGGTCAGCCTGGACCAGTGCTTACAAGCCACACCATGACAGTGTCTCGCCAAGAACTGGATGGATGCCATTCTGTTCTCTCACTCTGTGCTCCGCATTTCACAAGAGATAATGACTAATGACCTTGGTCCCCTATCATCCCTTTTGTCAGAGTGCACTGCAACCTTCAACCTTCTTTCCCAAACTATCCCGTCGTCTAAAGCATTTGGCAAAGTGGTCACAATGCAGCTTCGACTACAGCACCGTCCCATACATGATACTGCACCCACCTATTCCAGTGACAGTCAAGAGATATCTTGTAAACAGACTACACCAAGAAATTTGGTGCACTTTTTTAATTTGCCACCTTAAAGGATGTTATAGTTCATTAGCTGTTGCACGTTCGAGAAATTGAGACCTCATATTGTCATTCCGGAGTTGGCAACTATCcaacagagaaaaaaaagtgagttAAAAATGTCAGTTCTTTAATATTGCATGCTAATTGCAAGCCCTGTATGCCAGTATTGCATCGTGAATTTCAGAGCACTTTTGCATGTTTGGGCCATTTCCGTGCTACGAATATTTTTAAGACTTGCTATGTCAAATCTTCGGTTTCTCTTGAATATTTTTCAACAAATTATTTGTCATGAGCAGATGCTGTTAAAATCAGGTGTCACAAGCAGTTTGGGAACTCAAGGTTGCGTCGATACCCACCATTCATTTTTTGTGTGCCAGAGGTGCAATTTAAGAATTTAGTTTAACTTGGTACTCTTCATTGTTCCTTTAAATGCAGGCTGTCAATGTTATTATATTCCACTTTTGTAATTTCAAACAGCTCTCAGCTTTATTGCAAGTGGAAGCTTGATATGCCAGAAAACATGACATTAACACAGCCTTGAAGCTCCTACATCAGCTTTCGTGATGAGCAGACAATTCAAAATCTACGATGAAACTGCTTAATAACCGACTAATAAGGAAAAGATGTATACAGTGCCCCAAAAGAAGTAAAAACTGTCTGGTGGCTCCTGCTAGCATTTCCAGCATTATTATCAAGCCATTATCAAGATATGCTTAAAATATGAATGTTCCATTAAGGACTGCGCCTTGGACTTGTTCAACAGATGAGAAAATATCACTCTGAAATTTGAAAACAAGTGAAGATGTGTCGTATTATgtaggaaaacttttttttttcaggttttgCTTTTGTTGTCTGAATGAAACATCAGCCCTACAATTTGTCTAAGATTGCACTGTCTCAATTTTGGGGTTTTACCTAGAATCGAGGCCATCCTAGATTTGAACTATGCTACCCTTCTGGTATAGGGCATCTTGCCCTGGTACTAGAGGGCAGCACATGTACAAGCACAATTCTCATTCTCACAGGCATTTCGTGCGACCCCTTGCGACCCAATTTTTTAACGCCTTCAAGAATGCAAAATTCGTAAAATCGTAGGACCAGCCCAAATTCATAAGCTTAAATGCAAGTTTGGGATACACATCAGCGATGATACCAAATCGAATTGCAGTTGAATCCCACCACCATAAAACTGGTGAATTTACATTTTAAAAATTTACAAATAACCCTGTAACGTGGTTTAGTGGCCCAGGAAGCAATTTTAATTCCGGAAGTGTAACTGGCTTGCTAGCAAGCAGCGAGGTGACGCAGCTCTTGCATTTTCATCACAATGAGATTTCTCGCATTTTATTTGGTCGTCAACATTTTCTAAGCGTCGTAACTCTCAAGAGTAGCTTTCAGcattatgttttctttttcgggGGTGGCAGCATCCAGACTTGCTTCATGAAAACTTCAATGAAGCAAAAATGCACTCGCCACAAGCTTTGTTATGGAGGTAATTTTTATGCATCAAGATTCATGGGACACTGATAGAGAATGAAGAGAACTTCGTCATATGCTGCAAATTTCGTTGAACCAATATTTCACTCATTATGCAGGAATTCCACTGTAGCTTATTTTCTTGCAATGAATAAAACAATGCTGCAATTTGCCCTTGGAGGGCTAACCACCCAGTGTAAATGCAATGCAAGCTGTGGTTTTGACCTGCAAGAGATGGTGCGACTGTTCCAACCACCGAAAAATTGCATCTTTTCCCCCAATCACCAAAGATGCATCTCTGATTTAGTCTTGATAAAACGGGCAAGTACTCCACCAAAAGCAAACGAACCAGCGGTTCAACCACAACAGCCTTTCATATAGATGTAACACCTGCTTACCAAGACAGACATAATACAGCTTCACTTCCAAGAAATTTTGTCAAAATTTTATTACTGCAACTGCTGCGCCCACCAGCTCCATCTGACATAAAGCATGCAATTTTCTCGACAAACTGCTAAGATCAATGTGGAAGTAGCTCACATTGTTGTTGAAAATGCACATCCCACTGGATTCAATGGGAATTCGGCAATAAGACGTACCTGTATCCGGTACTGGCGGATCATGTCGAGCCGGCTCTCGGATCCCTTGTTCTCTTCCTTCTGCTCAATGGAACTGATTATACGCCAGGAGGCACGCCGGGCACCAATCACATTCTTGTATGCCACTGACAGAAGGTTGCGCTCTTCAACGGTTAGCTCCACGTCCAGGGATGCCACCCGCTTCATAGCCTCAACCATCTCTGCAAAGACAAACGTGCACACTCATGGTCAGAATGGGAACTGGCCAGAAAACCAACatcacacgcacaaaaaaaaaataataataatctaaAAAGACTCGAACCTGGCAAAAATTGCCAAAAAAAATTATACCGTTACTTCCACCAGACAAATCTCAGGTTAGCCACAGCTGTGCTATGCCCAGGAAAGAGCAGACGTTACAGCGCAATTTTTGAAGGCGGCCATGTTTCAGCTGATTTTTATCTAATGTGACATTTGTTTGAATCAAGACAAAATAAAACATGACCTGTCACAGACCACAATGAAGAGGCACACATGTCTTGCTTCCTCTCCTACAAAATAGAATGTAATACTAGGTACGCTAGAGACAACATCGTAAATCATGGGTGCGACGAAATAAACCAAATTCTTTGCTATGTGCACACCAAGTTCAGGCTGCATATCTGAATTCAGTGCTACATGTTGAACTGTCAGAATGCTCGAAGAGAAGGCAGACAGTGACAGATCTTACAAACACAAAATAAATTTTTATCTGCAAAAAATTAGTAAGCTCCATGCTCCTCCAGGCCTTGGCAGGCTGTTGTCAAGTGGCTTACACACGAAGTGGaacatgtacagtctgtttcacacttcaTGGAAAACTCGGAGTGCCTTGCAAGAAGTTTttccctaagtgtgaaacagactacaTACTATCATGAACAGACTACGGTTTTAAAATTTATGCCACAAGTGATGACTGCACAGCAGCCACTTTCTATCTACACAATCAAACTACTAGGCTTTTTATGCAGCTCAAAATTTTGTTCCCCAGGTTGCCTTTAAAAAACTTTATATATTAGTTACATGTGGATATGAGGCCCCATGTGACCACTAAATTCTACAAAAGAAGATCAGAACCAGTGCATGTAGAAGTCAAAGAGTTGGCCATTACATCTCTTCAAAAAGGAAAACTTGCATGAAGATTCACCAGTAAGCTAGCGAAAGCACTGATCAACAGAGGTGAACAATGCAGGGAGAGGGAGAGGAAACATGAGATCACCAGTGTGAATATGTTTTCTGGTGCACTGCTTCCATGAAGGTAGAAGCTCAGCTTGAAATGCTTTACAGAACATGGCATTACGCATCTACAGGATGTCCCAGCCAACTTCAACCAAGGTTTCAAAATATTCAGTTGTGCTATGGTAGGATGCAACCGAAAGCATGTTATTTGCAGTTTTATACATCAAATCATAGAATTTTTTCCATTCTGTTTAGTTGCATATTTAGTCAAGATGAATTAGTTTCAGAGTTCTTAGTTGGGAAAGAACATCCAATGAGAAAACTCTACAGTGTTCTAGGTAATGTCCAAATGAGCAGTATTTAACCTCCTAGCTATTGCATGAtcatattttatttgttgtaaAGAACTTAAATCGTCACTGTCCTGTCACTTTCACAGTAGAAGCGCACGAGCCTAGACGCACTGCTTGTGTACAACTGAGAACACTGACCACGGCACACAAGCAGCCTGTCGCAtgttttcttttctcattttGTGGGctttatgacaaaaaaaaaaaattattccataATAGGCAGGAATTCAAATACTGCCAAAGCGGCATTTCGCAGAGTGCTCTACAATTTCTTCATTGGAAGTTTCCAACTTGTGAGGCTCATTTAATCAATCCCGGCTATtaagcaagcaaaaagaaaaatttatttcATACTCCTAATATTTTTTGGCTACATTTAtctgggacaacctgtatattGCTCTTTGATGTACACAGACTGCATGCAACACATTCTTTGCAATACTGAAAACAGTCTTTGTCCCAACTTCTGGGGCTCCAGTAAGCAAAGATGCTTAGACTAAGCGTTGGAACTAGTACAAACTTTTACAGCATTCCCCCTACTTTTTACAAAGTGGAGACACGAGATCTGCAACAAACATATTTAGAAAGAGGAGGAAGAATCTGAAACCTACTGCATAACAGAAAAACGCCCACATTGCTTAAGGAAAACAAAAGGGCATGTTATAGCTTTCATATTTCCTTATGTACAAGGAAACAGTTGCCAGCTGCTGGGCAGGGAAATGATTCATTCCAATCGCTCGCACAAAACATTGAGTGAGAGGGTTACCTGTTGCATGTTCATGACATCTCGGAAGGAGTCTGTCCAACCATGGGGTCAAAGACTGTGGCTAGCTAACTGTATGTGAAACGTTCTAGCGTAGACCTTGAGAGAAGAGTGGAACCTTCTACCCCTCCCCTTAAGGGTTGAATAAAAAAACATCTTTATTCTCTGACCCTGTCTCCACAGCAGTTGTATGCAAGTCAACAAACATTAGCCTTTTGATGAAGTGCTCTCATCTTTTTTAAGTCCCCCTCACCTTCCAATATCAGAATGACGGAGAAAGTGGCCAACTCTTAACGAGCACTGTTTGTTGAACTTCAATGAAAAATTTATTGCCTAGTACGAAAGAAGGAAGAGGTTAAGACTAGTGAACTCCGATCACTACTTTCCCAGTATTTTCTTGCCAAGTGCTCCACGTACATGGTGGAAATATAGTCTATCAGAAGGTCTTCCTCCATTTAATGGCTAAAGAGGGATAACAGATAGATGagccataaaaaaaaagttgaaaaactGTCCATTTCACTTGGTCATTTTTCGAGAGTTTCGCTGAAGATTCCACAACAGCCCCCAGGTACACCCATTCCCCTTGACAATTCCTGGTTTCTCCCCATGCTCCaggttgaatgaatgaatgaattctggggttttacgtgccagaaccaggtACGCCATAGTGAGAgacttcagattaattttgaccaccaggggatctttaacatgcccctaatgcgcgagacacgggcgtttgtgcatttcacccacatcgaaacacagccaccgcagccgggatttgatcccgcgacctcgtgcttagcagctcaacactatagctgctaagccaccccAGCGGGTCATGCTCCAGCTTGATAGAAAGAACTAGGAATTAGTCCTGGGCTACACTAATAGGGGTTTTAACAGTCCTGAACTGGACCTGAAATCAACATAAAGCCCAGACAGGCAGCAGCATTAAGTTGTGAATGGAGACAGTGCAGCAACCTGTATTATTCAAATAGCTTTAAATTTTGCAAAAAGATTGCATATTGAAGTTCAGAAGAGCTGCTTGCTGAAACAGACTGGTACTGCTGCCTTTCGCCAACTACAAGTTCAAATGAACGAGGATGATACTGATGCCATGTGTTTCCTTTTTAATGAAGTGGACGAAAACATGCAACTGTATTGTGAAATTTACATggcaacaaatctttgaaagtcagAATAAAAATGCAGGCCACCATAC contains the following coding sequences:
- the LOC119446321 gene encoding 14-3-3 protein epsilon; translated protein: MAEREDNVYKAKLAEQAERYDEMVEAMKRVASLDVELTVEERNLLSVAYKNVIGARRASWRIISSIEQKEENKGSESRLDMIRQYRIQVETELKEICQDILDVLDKHLIPTASTGESKVFYYKMKGDYHRYLAEFATGNDRKEAAENSLVAYKAASDIAMTELPPTHPIRLGLALNFSVFYYEILNSPDRACRLAKAAFDDAIAELDTLSEESYKDSTLIMQLLRDNLTLWTSDMQHDGEGEQKEQAPEVEDQDVS